A part of Gemmatimonas groenlandica genomic DNA contains:
- a CDS encoding four helix bundle protein, with protein MGALPFGMPNHFDLRVYDAACQLSTVVIDSLDHCECNRVPGLRAQLISSVGSIAANTSEGAGRGTTAQFLNQLRIALGSANETRTHLMRARNEARLPTKPYFLCDSKALVTARMLASLIRRIEEDEARKKNERS; from the coding sequence ATGGGCGCACTACCGTTCGGCATGCCCAACCACTTCGACCTCCGTGTGTACGACGCGGCGTGCCAACTCAGCACCGTCGTGATCGACTCCCTCGACCATTGCGAGTGCAACCGCGTGCCCGGGTTGCGGGCGCAGCTCATCAGCTCAGTCGGGTCGATCGCCGCGAATACGTCAGAAGGCGCCGGTCGTGGAACGACCGCGCAGTTCCTCAATCAGTTGCGTATCGCCTTGGGTTCTGCCAACGAAACCCGCACGCATCTCATGCGAGCACGCAATGAGGCGAGACTGCCGACCAAGCCGTACTTCCTGTGCGATTCGAAAGCACTCGTGACCGCAAGAATGCTGGCGTCCCTCATCCGCCGAATCGAGGAGGACGAAGCGAGAAAGAAGAACGAGCGCAGTTAG
- a CDS encoding BamA/OMP85 family outer membrane protein, which produces MRPLVHLLFALATLSVARPAAAQDLSCDRGDREVRALRFAGNREYAAVALAATVATTPSSFAGLPVIGERRCLDPVEISRDVQRLETLYRRRGFLDVKVDTTVTTVKPGVIEITFTIREGEPMRITSLALRGLEINPDVRDAAQDFPLAVGGVFDRGALEAGRDTLVRRLRNKGWPQAEALVAYTTNTVLRTADVEVSVVPGVRAKLGRIALEVDAGDDNRRVSDATVRRAMALKTGDWYSARAIIDAQRNLYQTDAFQRVDLQPDSIQPTGDSIVNLVVRLVEGDRWAARGGLGWATLDCFRMQGSLTDRDFLPFAQRLELTGRVSKIGIGDPLDGAPNLCQGQARSDPYSRTLNYYTSMTVRQPVRANQARVPSLTLFSSTLSEYKAFLRRTPIGGALSVTDPFPIARVPSTLSYQVELGRTEAEPAFFCAVFNACDNESRTFLQRNNRLAALEYSIVRERANDLLRPTGGSTVRLNVRHASTLIGSDRSQQFNRGTGDVSWYRKLRGGATLVTHLRGGVVYGGGTTPRTGGFIPPQERLYAGGPTTVRGFRQNELGPAVYIVSRYDTDTINGQIFYRADSNSVTERVVPTGGNTLIVGNLEAQFPSPIAPRLLQIAVFADAGKLWNRGTTSRAASLSDEGPSVKITPGMGIRIASPFGAIRVDLGYNGYRLPAGAAYYNAPLQAGVAPLYCVSPGNGLSVSASGTNGAPPEQEAGGCPNSFRPTRGDGFLRRLNPSIWIGQAF; this is translated from the coding sequence GTGCGACCTCTCGTCCATCTCCTCTTCGCGCTCGCAACACTTTCGGTCGCGCGTCCGGCCGCCGCCCAGGATCTTTCCTGCGATCGCGGCGACCGTGAAGTGCGTGCGCTCAGATTCGCCGGAAATCGCGAATATGCGGCGGTTGCCCTCGCGGCCACAGTGGCCACGACCCCGTCGTCCTTTGCCGGCTTGCCCGTCATCGGCGAGCGGCGCTGCCTCGACCCCGTGGAGATCTCGCGGGATGTGCAGCGACTCGAGACCCTGTATCGCCGGCGCGGCTTTCTCGATGTGAAGGTGGATACGACGGTCACCACGGTAAAGCCTGGTGTGATCGAGATCACGTTCACGATTCGCGAAGGCGAGCCGATGCGCATCACGTCGCTCGCGCTGCGGGGGCTGGAGATCAACCCCGATGTGCGCGACGCGGCTCAAGATTTTCCGCTTGCCGTTGGTGGCGTGTTCGATCGCGGGGCGCTGGAAGCGGGTCGGGACACGCTCGTACGACGACTGCGCAATAAGGGCTGGCCGCAGGCTGAGGCGTTGGTGGCGTATACCACGAACACCGTGTTGCGCACGGCTGATGTCGAAGTCTCGGTGGTGCCGGGTGTGCGAGCCAAGCTCGGTCGTATCGCGCTCGAGGTAGATGCCGGCGACGACAATCGGCGCGTCTCCGATGCCACGGTCCGTCGCGCGATGGCGCTCAAGACGGGTGATTGGTATTCGGCGCGCGCGATCATCGATGCACAGCGCAATCTCTATCAGACCGACGCCTTTCAGCGGGTCGATCTGCAGCCCGACAGCATCCAACCGACGGGCGACTCGATCGTCAACCTCGTAGTGCGCCTGGTGGAGGGCGATCGTTGGGCGGCGCGCGGTGGACTGGGCTGGGCCACCCTCGATTGCTTCCGCATGCAGGGCTCGCTCACCGATCGTGACTTCCTGCCTTTCGCCCAGCGTCTCGAACTGACCGGACGCGTGAGCAAGATCGGCATCGGTGATCCGCTCGATGGCGCGCCGAATCTGTGTCAGGGACAGGCGCGCAGCGATCCGTACAGCCGCACGTTGAACTACTACACGTCGATGACCGTGCGACAGCCGGTGCGCGCCAATCAAGCCCGCGTGCCGTCGCTCACGCTGTTCAGCTCCACGCTCTCCGAGTACAAGGCGTTCCTGCGTCGCACGCCGATCGGTGGGGCGCTGTCGGTGACCGACCCGTTCCCGATTGCCCGCGTGCCGAGCACGCTGAGCTACCAGGTGGAGCTGGGTCGAACCGAGGCGGAGCCCGCGTTCTTCTGCGCGGTGTTCAATGCCTGCGACAACGAATCGCGCACGTTTCTGCAGCGCAACAATCGTTTGGCCGCACTGGAGTACTCGATCGTGCGCGAACGCGCGAACGACTTGTTGCGCCCCACCGGGGGCAGTACGGTTCGGTTGAACGTGCGTCATGCGAGTACGCTGATCGGCTCCGATCGTTCTCAGCAGTTCAATCGCGGCACCGGTGATGTGTCGTGGTATCGCAAGTTGCGCGGTGGCGCCACGCTGGTGACGCATTTGCGCGGCGGCGTGGTGTACGGTGGTGGTACGACCCCGCGAACGGGCGGATTCATTCCGCCGCAGGAGCGGTTGTACGCGGGCGGTCCGACCACGGTCCGTGGCTTCCGGCAGAATGAACTCGGGCCGGCGGTGTACATCGTGAGCCGCTACGACACGGACACCATCAACGGACAAATCTTTTACCGCGCCGACTCCAACTCGGTCACCGAGCGCGTGGTGCCGACCGGTGGCAATACGCTCATCGTCGGCAATCTCGAAGCGCAGTTCCCGAGCCCGATCGCGCCGAGGCTGCTGCAGATTGCCGTATTCGCCGACGCCGGCAAGCTGTGGAATCGTGGCACGACCTCTCGGGCCGCGTCGCTGAGCGATGAAGGGCCGTCGGTGAAGATCACGCCGGGCATGGGCATTCGCATCGCGTCGCCATTCGGCGCGATTCGCGTGGATCTGGGTTACAACGGCTATCGCCTGCCGGCGGGTGCGGCGTACTACAACGCGCCGCTGCAAGCGGGTGTGGCGCCGCTGTACTGCGTGAGCCCCGGCAACGGGCTGTCGGTGAGTGCTTCCGGCACGAACGGCGCGCCGCCGGAGCAGGAGGCGGGCGGCTGCCCCAACAGCTTCCGCCCCACGCGGGGCGACGGGTTCCTGCGGCGCCTCAATCCGAGTATCTGGATCGGGCAGGCGTTTTGA
- a CDS encoding translocation/assembly module TamB domain-containing protein — protein MRDGDVEEVGQTPTRGKSRIRRRTVVLATAAVLLTIVALVVGGVAVLTQTDRGRAAIMRVVVPTISAIIPGKLYVGRVSGTLFTDITIDSIDIRSADGTPFLSSGPIRASYDPRDLLDRRIVIKSLEITRPSITMIDYGNDDWNWKRALRRKGVLASNKRSRFGEYIVIDTTTIREGTFTARLPWVLSDTLKGAKRDSALTFNLTRLDGEVRRDGNRFVRVYRFVRGGLALGRSRIADPDSAGLKLDMQKMDVVWIYPPFWFRNMKSTVRKVADSLWMDDVSFNLANSGAHGSAKVVWGSGLPVRYDVKLKGDSVAMADMSWIDETLPWSGGGSTFITIKNDPKNLAILEYGLRDMDARALKSRLKGNMTFAVGGPVLKINDVDLELLPANTALLRWFNGEPFPYDWQGNVTGRVRARGGPVTNWQLDDAQLSFADAHVPGAVSRARVRGIVDIFTPAEAILKGVDLELQQLDMRTPRFVNPLFPELNGFARGTMRLDSLWYDAFFSKADIEHVDGPGQPSRFTGDGHFTLLTEGVKFDIDMQAVPLSYTTMSRSYPSLPLRGSAVGRIKAAGMAEKFEVQTTLAGEGGELSFTGSADALEPEMGATGQWRLRGGNLQNLLGDSRFPITSLSMLGTVDMSASTIETLRGSLRATVDQFSRVADARLFGGMAVVHFDSGHVRADTLAIESSAVRLTAQGGLGITKARRDSLSISMVVDSLGGLRPWLSPTDSTKRALVLAGDTLRGSIELSGQLSGSIDTTDSRGLDLRLRGDARDVVVATSRTQRASVDLAVRDVLRGANGSLSATLDSANFAGIDIASAAGQSTLRGGLAERFGVQMRTSSESRVAIAGGVARNGDSSVVTVDTLTLRVDSASVRPRGFALVAPAMLRFMPGANGTIGSLDSLVLQHTDTGRIAIRGGLAAGGVVSGRVDADRVALADIGRLLRTSGLSRGTASATIALSGTREQPRIDGTVDLRDAVAGRVRFGDLFATAHYDSLRLNVEGALRLSGKPALQASASLPLDLALFGNRTRQINEPLTGRIVTQQTDLTLLESVFPDVTRARGSLFTDVALTGTWDRPRLRGEVRLDSASLSLDNLGIRLDKARADIGLFGDSILIRRIGATSGTPQDSIGISGSIGIREIANPTFNLRLAANEFQAIDKPRTASIVMTTTTPITLTGSRDAPRVQGAVRIDRGRVYIRALAQRRALDLTDNLDIIDTTRFGVNGLLPSAPRAIMQNLQLDNVRVSIGDDVWLRSPEANLKLGGGLRVTRALSRDGQVPRLALADSLTVDRGTYQLNLGIARPGFEVERGLVRFFGDPDLEPALDITALHTIRETRPNSNRQDVRIRVNIAGTIDRPSLALSSADNPPLPESDMLSYLVTGEPAYALLGTPYAEQGATLALRLAGSYLSSRLAGGRFDVVQVEPTALNPGDAANLRENGLGILASTRVGVGGQIARNTYFTFSTGLCGLSSQTSGGGDALSLFAQGLGVKVERRFDGGLSVALGLEPGSSAQACGRLGISRTFQQTPPQIGIDFFRSWTF, from the coding sequence ATGCGCGACGGCGATGTCGAGGAGGTCGGGCAGACTCCGACCCGCGGTAAGAGCCGTATCCGGCGACGGACCGTGGTACTGGCGACAGCGGCGGTCTTGCTCACGATCGTCGCGCTGGTTGTAGGTGGCGTGGCGGTACTCACGCAGACCGATCGTGGTCGTGCGGCCATCATGCGCGTCGTGGTGCCCACGATATCGGCCATCATTCCGGGCAAGCTGTACGTGGGCAGGGTGAGCGGCACGCTGTTCACCGATATCACGATCGACTCGATCGATATCCGTAGTGCCGACGGCACGCCGTTCCTGAGCAGCGGTCCCATACGCGCCAGCTACGATCCGCGCGACCTGCTCGATCGGCGCATCGTGATCAAGTCGCTCGAGATCACGCGCCCGTCGATCACGATGATCGACTACGGCAACGACGACTGGAATTGGAAGCGGGCGTTGCGGCGAAAGGGCGTATTGGCGTCGAATAAGCGGAGCCGTTTCGGCGAGTACATCGTGATCGACACGACCACGATTCGCGAAGGCACGTTCACGGCGCGATTGCCATGGGTGTTGTCCGACACGCTCAAAGGTGCCAAGCGCGACAGCGCGCTCACCTTCAATCTCACGCGACTCGACGGCGAAGTGCGCCGCGACGGCAACCGTTTCGTGCGGGTGTATCGCTTCGTGCGTGGCGGTCTTGCGCTGGGCCGCTCGCGCATCGCCGATCCTGATTCGGCGGGCCTGAAGCTGGACATGCAGAAGATGGACGTCGTGTGGATCTATCCGCCGTTCTGGTTCCGCAACATGAAGAGCACCGTGCGCAAAGTCGCCGATTCCCTCTGGATGGACGACGTGAGTTTCAACCTGGCCAACTCCGGCGCCCATGGTAGCGCCAAAGTGGTGTGGGGCAGTGGCCTGCCGGTGCGCTACGACGTGAAGCTCAAGGGCGACAGCGTGGCGATGGCCGACATGTCGTGGATCGACGAGACGCTGCCGTGGAGTGGCGGTGGCAGCACCTTCATCACGATCAAGAATGACCCGAAGAATCTCGCGATCCTCGAGTACGGTCTTCGCGACATGGATGCCCGCGCGCTGAAATCGCGGCTGAAAGGCAACATGACGTTCGCCGTGGGCGGTCCGGTGCTCAAGATAAACGATGTCGATCTCGAACTGTTGCCGGCCAACACGGCGCTGTTGCGCTGGTTCAACGGCGAGCCGTTCCCGTACGACTGGCAGGGCAACGTCACGGGCCGGGTGCGGGCGCGCGGCGGGCCCGTCACCAACTGGCAGCTCGACGACGCGCAGCTCAGCTTCGCCGACGCGCACGTGCCCGGTGCAGTCTCGCGCGCCCGCGTGCGAGGCATCGTGGACATCTTCACGCCCGCCGAAGCGATTCTGAAGGGCGTCGATCTCGAATTGCAGCAGCTCGACATGCGCACGCCGCGCTTCGTGAATCCGCTCTTCCCCGAGCTGAATGGCTTCGCGCGCGGTACCATGCGCCTCGATTCCCTCTGGTATGACGCCTTCTTCTCCAAGGCCGACATCGAACATGTGGACGGCCCGGGTCAGCCGTCACGCTTCACGGGCGACGGCCATTTCACGCTGCTCACCGAAGGCGTGAAGTTCGATATCGACATGCAGGCCGTGCCGCTGTCGTACACCACGATGTCGCGCTCGTATCCGTCGCTGCCACTGCGTGGATCGGCGGTGGGTCGCATCAAGGCGGCGGGCATGGCCGAGAAGTTCGAGGTGCAGACGACGCTCGCTGGTGAAGGCGGCGAACTGTCGTTCACCGGCAGCGCCGACGCGCTCGAGCCCGAGATGGGTGCCACCGGGCAGTGGCGTCTGCGCGGCGGTAATCTGCAGAATCTGCTCGGCGACAGCCGGTTTCCGATCACGTCACTCTCCATGCTCGGTACCGTCGACATGAGCGCATCCACCATCGAAACGCTGCGTGGGTCGTTGCGCGCGACGGTGGACCAGTTCTCGCGCGTGGCCGATGCGCGGCTGTTTGGTGGCATGGCGGTGGTGCACTTCGACTCCGGGCATGTCCGCGCCGACACACTCGCGATCGAGAGTTCGGCCGTGCGACTCACCGCGCAGGGCGGCCTCGGGATCACCAAGGCCCGGCGCGATTCGCTCTCGATTTCGATGGTCGTCGACTCGCTCGGTGGACTGCGGCCATGGCTGTCACCCACCGACTCCACCAAGCGTGCCCTCGTGCTGGCCGGCGACACGCTGCGCGGTTCGATCGAACTGTCCGGACAGCTTTCCGGCTCGATCGATACGACCGATTCGCGCGGACTGGATCTCCGCCTGCGCGGCGATGCCCGCGATGTGGTCGTGGCCACCTCGCGCACACAGCGCGCATCAGTCGACCTTGCCGTACGTGATGTGTTGCGCGGAGCGAACGGGTCCCTCTCCGCCACGCTGGATTCCGCGAACTTTGCCGGCATCGACATCGCCTCGGCGGCGGGGCAATCCACCCTCCGCGGCGGATTGGCCGAACGCTTCGGGGTGCAGATGCGCACGTCGTCGGAATCGCGCGTCGCCATCGCCGGTGGCGTGGCGCGGAACGGCGACTCCAGTGTCGTGACCGTCGACACCCTCACGCTGCGCGTGGACAGCGCGTCGGTGCGTCCGCGTGGCTTCGCGCTGGTGGCGCCGGCGATGCTGCGCTTCATGCCCGGCGCGAACGGCACGATCGGCTCGCTCGACTCACTGGTGCTGCAGCACACCGATACCGGCCGCATCGCGATTCGCGGAGGACTGGCGGCGGGCGGTGTCGTGAGCGGCCGGGTGGATGCGGATCGCGTCGCGCTCGCCGATATCGGTCGTCTGCTGCGCACCTCAGGGCTCTCTCGCGGGACGGCGTCGGCCACGATCGCCTTGAGTGGTACGCGTGAACAGCCGCGTATCGATGGCACGGTCGACTTGCGTGATGCCGTCGCCGGTCGCGTGCGCTTCGGCGATCTCTTCGCCACGGCCCACTACGATTCGCTGCGCCTCAACGTCGAAGGCGCGCTGCGACTGAGTGGAAAGCCGGCACTGCAGGCCTCCGCCTCGTTGCCCCTCGATCTGGCGCTGTTCGGCAACCGCACGCGTCAGATCAACGAGCCGCTCACCGGTCGCATCGTCACCCAGCAAACCGATCTCACCCTGCTGGAGTCGGTGTTCCCCGATGTCACGCGTGCCCGCGGATCGCTCTTCACCGACGTCGCGCTCACCGGCACATGGGATCGTCCGCGTCTGCGTGGTGAAGTGCGGCTCGACAGTGCCTCGCTGTCGCTCGACAATCTGGGGATCCGACTCGACAAGGCACGCGCCGACATCGGGTTGTTCGGCGACAGCATCCTGATTCGCCGGATTGGTGCCACGAGTGGCACGCCGCAGGACTCGATCGGGATCAGTGGCTCGATCGGAATTCGCGAGATCGCGAACCCGACGTTCAATCTGCGGCTGGCCGCCAACGAATTTCAGGCGATCGACAAGCCGCGCACCGCGTCGATCGTAATGACGACGACCACACCGATCACACTGACCGGATCGCGCGATGCCCCGCGCGTGCAGGGCGCGGTACGGATCGATCGCGGACGCGTCTACATTCGCGCGCTCGCGCAGCGTCGGGCCCTCGATCTCACCGACAATCTCGACATCATCGACACCACCCGCTTCGGCGTAAATGGCCTGCTGCCTTCGGCACCGCGCGCGATCATGCAGAATCTGCAGCTCGACAACGTGCGCGTGAGTATCGGCGACGATGTCTGGCTGCGCTCACCGGAAGCGAATCTCAAACTGGGCGGCGGGCTGCGCGTGACGCGTGCGCTCTCGCGCGACGGTCAGGTGCCGCGGCTCGCGCTGGCCGACTCGCTGACGGTGGATCGCGGCACCTACCAGCTGAACCTCGGCATCGCCCGACCCGGCTTCGAAGTCGAACGCGGACTCGTGCGCTTCTTCGGTGACCCGGATCTCGAGCCCGCGCTCGACATCACCGCGCTGCATACGATCCGCGAGACGCGACCGAACTCGAACCGGCAGGACGTTCGTATTCGCGTGAACATCGCGGGCACGATCGACCGTCCCTCGCTGGCGTTGTCCAGTGCCGACAACCCGCCGCTCCCTGAGAGCGACATGTTGAGCTACCTCGTGACCGGAGAGCCAGCGTACGCGTTGTTGGGCACGCCGTACGCCGAACAGGGCGCCACCCTCGCCTTGCGCCTGGCGGGCAGCTACCTGTCGAGCCGGTTGGCTGGTGGTCGGTTCGACGTGGTTCAGGTCGAGCCGACCGCGCTCAATCCTGGCGATGCCGCCAATCTCCGCGAGAATGGCCTGGGCATCCTCGCCTCGACCCGGGTTGGCGTGGGCGGTCAAATCGCCCGAAATACATACTTCACCTTCAGTACGGGGCTGTGCGGACTGTCCAGCCAGACCTCGGGTGGCGGCGACGCCTTGTCGCTGTTTGCCCAGGGGCTCGGGGTGAAGGTGGAGCGGCGCTTCGACGGTGGCCTCAGCGTCGCGCTCGGTCTCGAGCCGGGTTCCAGCGCCCAGGCCTGTGGACGACTAGGGATAAGCCGCACCTTCCAGCAGACGCCGCCGCAGATCGGCATCGACTTTTTCAGAAGCTGGACCTTCTGA
- a CDS encoding ABC transporter permease produces the protein MLSLLARRLLLSLPTLAGVLVVVFLLLYVAPGDPVQAMVGERADPATIARLRAELRLDDPLPAQFFHYASGVLQGDLGRSYVTNRPIISDIAERFPRTLLLATAAMLLATISGVTIGVLAAVRPNGWFDRLALATTYLGISFPVYWIGLLLIVLFAVTLRWLPASGYGRIEFLILPALALGSRSIAYLARVTRSSMLEVLGADFVRTARAKGLTESGVIIRHALRNALIPVITVIGLDFGAYLTGSILTETIFSWPGIGRYVVMAISRRDLPAVQGAVLFLSVVFVLVNLVTDLAYQKADPRVRA, from the coding sequence ATGCTGTCGCTGCTCGCCCGCCGCCTCCTGCTCTCCTTGCCCACGCTGGCGGGGGTGCTGGTCGTTGTGTTCCTCCTGCTCTATGTCGCCCCCGGGGATCCGGTGCAGGCCATGGTCGGGGAACGCGCCGACCCGGCCACGATTGCACGGCTCCGCGCCGAACTCCGCCTCGACGATCCGCTCCCGGCGCAGTTCTTCCATTATGCGAGCGGCGTCCTTCAGGGCGATCTGGGCCGGTCGTACGTGACCAATCGCCCGATCATCAGCGACATCGCCGAGCGCTTTCCGCGCACGCTACTGCTGGCCACGGCGGCCATGCTGCTGGCCACGATCAGCGGCGTCACCATCGGTGTGCTCGCCGCCGTGCGCCCCAACGGCTGGTTCGACCGACTCGCGCTCGCCACGACGTATCTCGGGATTTCCTTCCCCGTGTACTGGATCGGCCTGCTGCTGATCGTCCTGTTCGCCGTCACCCTCCGCTGGCTACCGGCGTCAGGTTACGGACGGATCGAGTTTCTGATCCTCCCGGCGCTGGCGCTGGGCTCGCGCTCCATCGCCTACCTCGCCCGCGTCACGCGATCATCCATGCTGGAGGTGCTGGGCGCCGACTTCGTGCGCACGGCCCGCGCGAAAGGACTGACCGAATCCGGCGTGATCATCCGCCACGCGCTACGCAATGCGCTCATCCCGGTGATCACCGTGATCGGCCTCGACTTCGGCGCCTACCTCACAGGCAGCATCCTCACCGAAACGATCTTCAGCTGGCCGGGCATCGGCCGCTACGTCGTCATGGCGATCTCACGACGCGACCTGCCGGCCGTACAGGGCGCGGTGCTGTTTCTGTCGGTCGTGTTCGTGCTGGTGAACTTGGTCACGGATCTCGCGTACCAGAAAGCCGATCCGCGGGTGCGGGCGTAG
- a CDS encoding GGDEF domain-containing protein, giving the protein MASEESSAEAFDIAPLLDAFGQVLSAYAQGSFDLPDVSSSETGEELEKWRRHTVLGIPLTQTGGLPSLSAAQRDYRGAARALTDHRRREKRYVESALSDLRDALWACVERVHTVAQADLQADEATSVQITRVQTAIHGIETRAVKDEVLQAISAITDIARSRRDTQQVAFGMLAERIDQLGSQLEEAKRESETDPLTGLGNRKCFERAAHRAIHLHTLNRAPVSLVLVDLDHLKQINDGFGHSAGDATLQAIAGSLAKVFLRESDVICRIGGDEFVVVLSNTDINVAGRLAERVVGQIAATRAPFATDAPALSASVGYAAYHGSEGAEAWLGRADAALYRAKRDGKGKAVGAE; this is encoded by the coding sequence GTGGCGTCCGAAGAGTCCTCCGCCGAGGCCTTCGACATCGCGCCGTTGCTCGACGCGTTCGGCCAGGTGCTGTCGGCCTACGCCCAGGGAAGCTTCGATCTGCCCGACGTCTCGTCGAGTGAAACGGGCGAGGAGCTGGAGAAGTGGCGTCGTCACACGGTGCTCGGCATTCCGCTCACGCAGACCGGCGGTCTCCCGTCGCTGAGCGCGGCGCAGCGCGACTACCGTGGTGCCGCCCGCGCCCTCACCGACCATCGTCGCCGCGAAAAGCGCTACGTGGAGTCGGCGCTCTCGGATCTGCGTGATGCGTTGTGGGCGTGCGTGGAGCGCGTGCACACGGTGGCGCAGGCGGATCTGCAGGCTGACGAGGCCACGTCGGTGCAGATCACGCGCGTGCAAACGGCCATTCACGGGATCGAGACTCGTGCCGTGAAAGACGAAGTGCTGCAGGCCATTTCGGCGATCACCGACATCGCGCGCTCACGCCGCGATACGCAGCAGGTCGCGTTCGGGATGCTGGCGGAACGCATCGACCAGCTGGGTTCGCAGCTCGAGGAAGCCAAACGCGAAAGTGAAACCGACCCCCTCACCGGTCTCGGCAACCGCAAGTGTTTCGAGCGCGCTGCCCATCGCGCCATTCATCTCCACACACTGAACAGGGCGCCGGTGTCACTGGTGTTGGTCGACCTCGATCACCTGAAACAGATCAACGACGGCTTCGGCCACTCCGCCGGCGATGCCACGCTGCAAGCGATCGCGGGCAGTCTGGCCAAAGTGTTTCTGCGCGAATCCGACGTGATCTGCCGCATCGGCGGCGACGAGTTCGTGGTGGTGCTGTCGAACACCGATATCAACGTGGCGGGCCGCCTCGCCGAGCGCGTCGTTGGACAAATCGCCGCAACACGAGCGCCGTTCGCGACCGACGCGCCGGCGCTGAGCGCCAGCGTGGGATACGCAGCGTACCACGGCAGCGAAGGAGCGGAAGCGTGGCTCGGCAGAGCAGATGCGGCGTTGTACCGGGCGAAACGGGACGGGAAAGGGAAAGCCGTTGGGGCGGAGTGA
- a CDS encoding ABC transporter substrate-binding protein — translation MSSIRPSRSFCSRLSRRAMVGTMVCTTLASTLAGCRTGEATPDRHALIDSRDWYDPRSLDPAKATDVPSGRAVAYLFDGLTKFTPAGQVQPSIARSWDVSPDGLQYTFHLRTDVRFHDGAPLLARHVAQSFRRVLDPATKGGTLWPLYPIKGARAFADGKSDGTGTALGIETPNDTTVVITLDEPFAIFPKLLAMPVASILPDSVGTDFSEHPIGTGPWKLVEWKHDDYLKFARNATYFGGAPSIDTLIARIIPEPSTAVAEFEAGTVDILYVPEDQTRDWEETDTKKATLVSAPALRLWYMGVNVTRGPLKDVRVRQAIAHAIDVPTLLAQLLAGRGTIAAGVIPPTLEGFDKARQPYAYDTLAARKLLADAGYAKGIDLELWSSQTAPMPRLAQAIQAYLATVGVRIKLVQRDASSMRAAARAGQTDLVVKDWYADYPDAENFLYPLLHTANRGAGGNVSFFSDATFDRLVDASRRESDAAKRAVLYAAADSVGYAQVGMVPLFFYNEVYAVQPWVKGFEVPVIFNGQRWEKVTIGKD, via the coding sequence ATGTCATCGATTCGCCCGTCACGTTCGTTCTGCTCGCGGCTCTCGCGGCGCGCCATGGTCGGCACGATGGTCTGCACCACACTGGCCAGCACGCTGGCCGGCTGCCGCACCGGCGAGGCGACCCCCGACCGTCACGCGCTCATCGACTCACGCGATTGGTATGATCCGCGTTCGCTCGATCCCGCCAAAGCCACCGACGTGCCCAGCGGCCGTGCCGTGGCGTACCTCTTCGACGGCCTCACCAAATTCACCCCCGCCGGTCAGGTGCAGCCATCGATCGCGCGGTCGTGGGACGTCTCGCCAGACGGGCTGCAGTACACCTTCCACCTGCGCACCGACGTCCGCTTTCACGACGGCGCGCCGTTGCTCGCACGCCACGTCGCACAGTCGTTCCGCCGCGTGCTCGACCCAGCCACCAAAGGCGGCACGCTGTGGCCGCTCTACCCGATCAAGGGCGCCCGCGCCTTCGCCGATGGCAAGTCCGATGGCACGGGCACCGCACTCGGCATCGAGACGCCCAACGACACGACGGTCGTGATCACACTCGACGAACCGTTCGCGATCTTCCCGAAGCTGCTCGCCATGCCCGTGGCGTCGATCCTGCCCGACTCCGTCGGCACCGACTTCAGCGAGCACCCGATCGGCACCGGTCCGTGGAAGCTCGTGGAGTGGAAGCACGACGACTACCTCAAGTTCGCCCGCAACGCCACGTACTTCGGCGGTGCCCCATCCATCGACACCTTGATCGCGCGCATCATCCCCGAGCCCTCCACGGCCGTCGCGGAGTTCGAAGCCGGCACGGTCGACATTCTCTATGTGCCGGAAGACCAGACGCGTGACTGGGAAGAGACCGACACCAAGAAGGCTACGCTCGTGAGCGCACCCGCGCTGCGCTTGTGGTACATGGGCGTGAACGTCACCCGCGGCCCGCTGAAAGACGTGCGCGTACGACAGGCGATCGCCCATGCCATCGACGTCCCCACCCTCCTCGCGCAGCTGCTCGCCGGCCGCGGCACCATCGCCGCCGGCGTGATCCCGCCCACGCTCGAAGGCTTCGACAAGGCGCGGCAGCCGTACGCGTACGACACCCTCGCGGCGCGCAAACTGCTCGCCGACGCCGGCTACGCCAAAGGCATCGACCTCGAATTGTGGAGCTCACAAACCGCGCCGATGCCGCGCCTCGCGCAAGCGATTCAGGCCTACCTCGCCACGGTGGGCGTTCGCATCAAGCTCGTGCAACGCGACGCCAGCTCCATGCGCGCCGCCGCCCGCGCCGGACAGACAGACCTGGTCGTGAAAGACTGGTACGCCGATTACCCCGACGCCGAAAACTTCCTCTATCCGCTGCTGCACACCGCGAACCGCGGCGCCGGCGGCAACGTGTCGTTCTTCAGCGACGCTACGTTTGATCGATTGGTCGACGCGTCACGGCGCGAGAGCGACGCGGCCAAGCGCGCGGTGTTGTATGCGGCGGCGGACTCGGTAGGGTACGCGCAAGTCGGCATGGTCCCGCTGTTTTTCTACAACGAGGTGTACGCGGTACAACCTTGGGTGAAAGGGTTTGAAGTACCGGTGATTTTCAATGGGCAACGATGGGAAAAGGTTACGATAGGGAAGGACTAA